Proteins from a genomic interval of Ensifer canadensis:
- a CDS encoding glycosyltransferase: MRVAIVHYWLVSMRGGEKVIESLCDLYPEADIFTLVYDPGRVSDTIKKHKVTSSFLQRIPGAIGHYQSLLPLMPFALESLDLSGYDLIISSESGPAKGIIPPPHAAHICYCHSPMRYLWDHYHAYRSSAGLLSRMMMPVLAPMLRSWDVNTSMRVDRFVANSHHVAARIGKYYRRPATVVYPPVSTEDFAPSTQIEDFYLCAGQIVPYKRIDLAVEAFTKMGKNLVVIGDGKEQDIARLKRMAGPTVTFLGRAPFAVLKEKLSRCRALVFPGEEDFGIVPVEAMASGRPVIAFGAGGALETVVPNLTGMLFEQQSVDALIKAIYAFEAREDTFRPDVIRTHTAQFSVRKFKSGMQAVIDDELRQRRALPFGDGKLAIGGFQLRDAESATPLH; this comes from the coding sequence ATGCGCGTCGCAATCGTTCATTATTGGCTGGTATCGATGCGCGGCGGGGAGAAGGTGATTGAATCGCTTTGCGACCTCTATCCCGAGGCCGACATCTTCACCCTGGTTTATGATCCGGGCCGCGTGTCCGACACGATCAAGAAGCACAAGGTCACCTCGTCATTCCTACAGCGCATTCCGGGAGCGATCGGGCACTATCAGTCGCTGCTGCCACTGATGCCTTTTGCGCTCGAGAGCCTCGATCTCAGCGGCTACGACCTGATCATTTCGAGTGAGTCAGGGCCAGCGAAGGGGATCATCCCGCCGCCACATGCAGCACACATCTGCTACTGCCATTCTCCCATGCGCTATCTCTGGGATCACTACCATGCCTATCGGTCGAGCGCGGGCCTGTTGTCACGGATGATGATGCCGGTGCTGGCGCCGATGCTGCGCAGTTGGGACGTCAATACCAGCATGCGGGTGGATCGGTTTGTCGCCAATTCCCATCATGTTGCGGCACGCATCGGCAAATACTACCGACGTCCGGCCACGGTCGTCTATCCGCCTGTGAGCACGGAGGACTTCGCACCCTCGACGCAGATCGAGGATTTCTATCTTTGTGCGGGGCAGATCGTTCCCTACAAGCGAATTGACCTCGCGGTCGAGGCGTTCACGAAGATGGGCAAGAACCTGGTCGTGATCGGCGACGGCAAGGAGCAGGATATCGCCAGGCTGAAGCGCATGGCCGGTCCTACCGTCACCTTCCTCGGGCGCGCGCCCTTTGCAGTGCTGAAGGAAAAGCTCTCGCGCTGCCGCGCCCTTGTCTTTCCCGGAGAGGAAGACTTCGGCATCGTGCCCGTCGAGGCCATGGCGAGCGGCCGTCCGGTCATCGCCTTTGGCGCCGGGGGGGCGCTTGAAACCGTCGTGCCCAATCTGACGGGCATGCTTTTCGAGCAGCAGAGTGTCGACGCGCTGATCAAGGCGATCTACGCTTTCGAGGCGCGCGAAGATACCTTCCGGCCCGACGTCATCAGGACACACACTGCCCAGTTCAGCGTCAGGAAATTCAAGTCCGGCATGCAGGCGGTGATCGATGACGAGCTTCGTCAGCGCCGCGCGCTGCCGTTCGGCGACGGAAAACTGGCGATCGGCGGTTTTCAA
- a CDS encoding polysaccharide biosynthesis/export family protein: MPHADHRILHRLSSLGRVSTLYLAIGLSTLAPIHQAHAEPVFRLQPQTRVKVAIVEWVAATGEYKEWTALNGEYVVSPAGTISVPLVGEVKAKDRTPAELAATIADLLKERTGLSKAPETSVEVVRYPMIYVTGLVDRPSELEFRPGMTVMQAVAMAGGRERRTNPAGGYSDMEQIRYTGELNRMELEMMQLAARRARLRAEFTDGPKIEFPQALKAADSAAIQQIVRDESTLFDARIEAMRRQLDSLAELGTLLKNEIDVLDEKTAVQQRQIEIAQDELKGISKLVNEQTVTKSRQTSLERIVAELQSDKLDLQVAAMRAKQKLSETERDAVTLQGQRRTEAGRDLQTTEAAIEDLKLKRSTTLQLLQINGASLSRFADRKAMDLEPLEYWITHGGGTDPAVRVTEATLLVPGDVLDVRSALTAALDNKLLTSVGIEQSQ; the protein is encoded by the coding sequence ATGCCCCATGCCGATCACCGTATTCTACATCGCCTGTCGTCGCTTGGGCGTGTCTCGACCCTGTACCTGGCGATCGGCCTGAGCACTCTTGCTCCCATCCATCAGGCCCATGCCGAGCCCGTGTTCCGTTTGCAACCCCAGACAAGGGTCAAGGTCGCAATCGTGGAATGGGTCGCGGCGACCGGGGAATACAAGGAATGGACCGCGCTCAACGGAGAATATGTCGTTTCCCCCGCCGGCACGATCTCGGTTCCGCTGGTCGGCGAAGTGAAGGCCAAGGATCGGACACCCGCAGAACTGGCAGCCACGATCGCCGACCTCCTGAAGGAGCGCACCGGCCTCAGCAAGGCGCCGGAGACATCCGTCGAAGTTGTCCGCTACCCGATGATCTATGTCACGGGTCTGGTGGACCGGCCGAGCGAGCTGGAATTCCGCCCGGGCATGACTGTGATGCAGGCGGTGGCCATGGCGGGCGGGCGCGAACGCCGTACGAACCCTGCCGGCGGCTACTCCGACATGGAGCAGATCCGCTACACCGGCGAGTTGAACCGGATGGAACTTGAGATGATGCAACTCGCCGCCCGTCGGGCGCGGCTGAGGGCCGAGTTCACCGACGGCCCCAAGATCGAGTTTCCCCAGGCGCTCAAGGCCGCCGATAGCGCCGCCATCCAGCAGATCGTACGCGACGAGAGCACGCTCTTCGATGCCCGGATCGAAGCCATGCGCCGCCAGCTCGATTCCCTTGCCGAGCTCGGCACGCTGCTCAAGAACGAAATCGATGTGCTCGATGAAAAGACGGCCGTCCAGCAGCGTCAGATCGAGATCGCCCAGGACGAGCTCAAAGGCATATCGAAGCTGGTGAACGAACAGACGGTGACGAAGTCGCGGCAGACGTCGCTCGAGCGGATCGTCGCAGAGCTGCAAAGCGACAAGCTCGACCTCCAGGTGGCCGCCATGCGCGCCAAGCAGAAACTCAGCGAAACCGAACGCGATGCCGTGACCTTGCAGGGTCAGCGCCGAACCGAAGCCGGCCGCGACCTGCAGACGACGGAAGCCGCGATCGAAGATCTGAAGCTCAAGCGCAGCACGACACTGCAACTGCTGCAGATCAACGGCGCTTCGCTTTCCCGTTTCGCCGACAGGAAGGCAATGGACCTGGAGCCGCTGGAGTACTGGATAACACACGGCGGCGGCACCGACCCGGCCGTGAGAGTTACGGAAGCAACATTGCTGGTTCCGGGCGACGTGCTCGACGTGCGCTCGGCGCTGACGGCAGCGCTGGATAACAAGCTTCTGACATCGGTGGGCATCGAGCAGTCCCAATAG